The following coding sequences are from one Thamnophis elegans isolate rThaEle1 chromosome 5, rThaEle1.pri, whole genome shotgun sequence window:
- the AHCYL1 gene encoding S-adenosylhomocysteine hydrolase-like protein 1 isoform X2 — protein sequence MSSVPDAAAGDELKQAKEMEDAEKYSFMSTVTKAPKKQIQFADDMQEFSKFPTKTGRRSLSRSISQSSTDSYSSAASYTDSSDDEVSPREKQQTNSKGNSNFCVKNIKQAEFGRREIEIAEQDMSALISLRKRAQGEKPLAGAKIVGCTHITAQTAVLIETLCALGAQCRWSACNIYSTQNEVAAALAEAGVAVFAWKGESEDDFWWCIDRCVNMDTWQANMILDDGGDLTHWVYKKYPNVFKKIRGIVEESVTGVHRLYQLSKAGKLCVPAMNVNDSVTKQKFDNLYCCRESILDGLKRTTDVMFGGKQVVVCGYGEVGKGCCAALKALGAIVYITEIDPICALQACMDGFRVVKLNEVIRQMDIVITCTGNKNVVTREHLDRMKNSCIVCNMGHSNTEIDVASLRTPELTWERVRSQVDHVIWPDGKRVVLLAEGRLLNLSCSTVPTFVLSITATTQALALIELYNAPEGRYKQDVYLLPKKMDEYVASLHLPSFDAHLTELTDDQAKYLGLNKNGPFKPNYYR from the exons cAAATCCAGTTTGCAGATGATATGCAGGAGTTCAGTAAATTTCCCACAAAGACTGGTCGCAGATCGTTGTCTCGTTCCATTTCACAGTCTTCCACAGACAGCTACAGTTCTG CGGCATCCTACACTGATAGCTCTGATGATGAAGTTTCTCCAAGAGAAAAGCAGCAAACTAATTCCAAAGGCAATAGTAATTTCTGTGTTAAGAACATCAAGCAAGCTGAGTTTGGGCGCCGAGAGATAGAGATTGCTGAGCAAG ATATGTCTGCACTGATTTCACTAAGAAAACGAGCTCAAGGAGAAAAACCTTTGGCTGGAGCTAAAATAGTGGGATGTACACATATCACAGCACAGACCGCA GTCTTGATTGAGACTCTTTGTGCATTAGGAGCTCAGTGCCGATGGTCTGCTTGTAATATTTATTCTACTCAAAATGAGGTGGCTGCTGCCTTGGCTGAGGCTG gTGTTGCTGTGTTTGCCTGGAAAGGAGAATCTGAAGATGATTTTTGGTGGTGCATTGATCGCTGTGTAAATATGGATACCTGGCAGGCAAATATG ATCTTGGATGATGGTGGAGATCTGACTCATTGGGTTTATAAGAAATATCCCAATGTATTTAAGAAGATCAGAGGCATTGTGGAAGAGAGTGTGACAGGTGTGCACAG ATTGTACCAATTATCAAAAGCTGGAAAACTCTGTGTTCCTGCCATGAATGTAAATGATTCTGTCACCAAACAGAAATTTGATAACTTGTACTGTTGCAGAGAGTCCATCTTGGATGG TCTAAAGAGGACAACAGATGTTATGTTTGGAGGAAAACAAGTAGTAGTATGTGGCTATGGTGAG GTTGGAAAGGGATGCTGTGCAGCTCTGAAGGCTCTGGGAGCAATTGTTTATATCACAGAGATTGATCCCATCTGTGCCCTTCAAGCCTG CATGGATGGATTTCGGGTAGTGAAACTCAATGAAGTAATTCGACAGATGGATATAGTCATAACCTGCACAG GGAATAAGAATGTGGTGACTAGAGAACATTTGGATCGAATGAAGAATAGTTGCATTGTATGTAACATGGGACATTCCAACACTGAAATTGATGTG GCTAGTCTTCGTACCCCAGAACTTACTTGGGAGCGGGTACGTTCTCAGGTGGATCATGTAATCTGGCCTGATGGCAAACGAGTTGTTCTACTAGCTGAG GGGCGACTTCTCAATCTAAGCTGTTCAACTGTTCCTACTTTTGTCCTGTCCATTACGGCTACCACTCAG GCTTTGGCTTTGATTGAGCTTTACAATGCTCCTGAGGGAAGATACAAACAAGATGTATATCTGTTGCCTAAGAAGATGG ATGAATATGTTGCCAGCTTGCATCTGCCATCATTTGACGCTCATCTGACAGAACTAACGGATGATCAAGCAAAATATTTGGGACTCAATAAGAATGGGCCCTTCAAACCAAACTATTATAGGTAA
- the AHCYL1 gene encoding S-adenosylhomocysteine hydrolase-like protein 1 isoform X1 — protein sequence MSSVPDAAAGDELKQAKEMEDAEKYSFMSTVTKAPKKQIQFADDMQEFSKFPTKTGRRSLSRSISQSSTDSYSSAASYTDSSDDEVSPREKQQTNSKGNSNFCVKNIKQAEFGRREIEIAEQDMSALISLRKRAQGEKPLAGAKIVGCTHITAQTAVLIETLCALGAQCRWSACNIYSTQNEVAAALAEAGVAVFAWKGESEDDFWWCIDRCVNMDTWQANMILDDGGDLTHWVYKKYPNVFKKIRGIVEESVTGVHRLYQLSKAGKLCVPAMNVNDSVTKQKFDNLYCCRESILDGLKRTTDVMFGGKQVVVCGYGEVGKGCCAALKALGAIVYITEIDPICALQACMDGFRVVKLNEVIRQMDIVITCTGNKNVVTREHLDRMKNSCIVCNMGHSNTEIDVASLRTPELTWERVRSQVDHVIWPDGKRVVLLAEGRLLNLSCSTVPTFVLSITATTQALALIELYNAPEGRYKQDVYLLPKKMDEYVASLHLPSFDAHLTELTDDQAKYLGLNKNGPFKPNYYRY from the exons cAAATCCAGTTTGCAGATGATATGCAGGAGTTCAGTAAATTTCCCACAAAGACTGGTCGCAGATCGTTGTCTCGTTCCATTTCACAGTCTTCCACAGACAGCTACAGTTCTG CGGCATCCTACACTGATAGCTCTGATGATGAAGTTTCTCCAAGAGAAAAGCAGCAAACTAATTCCAAAGGCAATAGTAATTTCTGTGTTAAGAACATCAAGCAAGCTGAGTTTGGGCGCCGAGAGATAGAGATTGCTGAGCAAG ATATGTCTGCACTGATTTCACTAAGAAAACGAGCTCAAGGAGAAAAACCTTTGGCTGGAGCTAAAATAGTGGGATGTACACATATCACAGCACAGACCGCA GTCTTGATTGAGACTCTTTGTGCATTAGGAGCTCAGTGCCGATGGTCTGCTTGTAATATTTATTCTACTCAAAATGAGGTGGCTGCTGCCTTGGCTGAGGCTG gTGTTGCTGTGTTTGCCTGGAAAGGAGAATCTGAAGATGATTTTTGGTGGTGCATTGATCGCTGTGTAAATATGGATACCTGGCAGGCAAATATG ATCTTGGATGATGGTGGAGATCTGACTCATTGGGTTTATAAGAAATATCCCAATGTATTTAAGAAGATCAGAGGCATTGTGGAAGAGAGTGTGACAGGTGTGCACAG ATTGTACCAATTATCAAAAGCTGGAAAACTCTGTGTTCCTGCCATGAATGTAAATGATTCTGTCACCAAACAGAAATTTGATAACTTGTACTGTTGCAGAGAGTCCATCTTGGATGG TCTAAAGAGGACAACAGATGTTATGTTTGGAGGAAAACAAGTAGTAGTATGTGGCTATGGTGAG GTTGGAAAGGGATGCTGTGCAGCTCTGAAGGCTCTGGGAGCAATTGTTTATATCACAGAGATTGATCCCATCTGTGCCCTTCAAGCCTG CATGGATGGATTTCGGGTAGTGAAACTCAATGAAGTAATTCGACAGATGGATATAGTCATAACCTGCACAG GGAATAAGAATGTGGTGACTAGAGAACATTTGGATCGAATGAAGAATAGTTGCATTGTATGTAACATGGGACATTCCAACACTGAAATTGATGTG GCTAGTCTTCGTACCCCAGAACTTACTTGGGAGCGGGTACGTTCTCAGGTGGATCATGTAATCTGGCCTGATGGCAAACGAGTTGTTCTACTAGCTGAG GGGCGACTTCTCAATCTAAGCTGTTCAACTGTTCCTACTTTTGTCCTGTCCATTACGGCTACCACTCAG GCTTTGGCTTTGATTGAGCTTTACAATGCTCCTGAGGGAAGATACAAACAAGATGTATATCTGTTGCCTAAGAAGATGG ATGAATATGTTGCCAGCTTGCATCTGCCATCATTTGACGCTCATCTGACAGAACTAACGGATGATCAAGCAAAATATTTGGGACTCAATAAGAATGGGCCCTTCAAACCAAACTATTATAG GTACTAA